One window of Leptotrichia sp. oral taxon 498 genomic DNA carries:
- a CDS encoding sakacin A production response regulator: MSKKFNYKPLIEYTNYERKKYIKPEKAGDLKEDMELFRKNGQNARKVFTEIAKALKEKTDGFHLQKVSSWMNQAQIARPYLWVFLRQDGDSESESGIALRVFKNEKTKKIGISLEVSFVERKIGENTLENQNKVLQMPIDEPLYYFVQFAKSKENCALDRFEGNEKNREKFLKNLENGEIRKVLVKFDVEEIERFDSLDDLVEEFLKGFELLIPFYLKTKEI; encoded by the coding sequence ATGAGTAAAAAATTTAATTACAAACCATTAATTGAATATACAAATTATGAAAGAAAAAAATATATAAAACCTGAAAAAGCTGGAGATTTAAAAGAAGATATGGAGCTTTTTAGGAAAAATGGACAAAATGCTAGAAAAGTTTTTACGGAAATTGCAAAGGCTTTGAAAGAAAAAACAGATGGATTTCATTTGCAAAAAGTTAGCAGCTGGATGAATCAGGCTCAGATTGCAAGACCTTATCTTTGGGTGTTTTTGCGACAAGATGGGGATAGTGAAAGTGAATCAGGGATTGCGTTGAGAGTTTTTAAAAATGAGAAGACTAAGAAAATTGGGATTTCGCTTGAAGTGAGTTTTGTTGAGCGTAAAATTGGGGAAAATACGCTTGAAAATCAGAATAAAGTTTTGCAAATGCCGATTGATGAACCGCTTTATTATTTTGTGCAATTTGCGAAAAGTAAGGAAAACTGTGCTTTGGATAGATTTGAAGGAAATGAAAAAAATAGAGAAAAATTTCTTAAAAATTTGGAAAATGGGGAAATTAGAAAAGTTTTGGTTAAGTTTGATGTGGAAGAAATTGAGAGATTTGATAGTTTGGATGATCTTGTTGAGGAATTTTTGAAGGGATTTGAATTGTTAATACCGTTTTATTTGAAAACAAAGGAGATTTAG
- a CDS encoding Hsp70 family protein, whose translation MGRMIGIDLGTTNSLATYIDDNGKIEFVKNEYGNILIPSVVGIDENDDIIVGELAKERRMMNAGETASNFKRRIGTDAKIKVKNKTFDAQMLSSFVLKHLKENAEKQLNEKINRAIISVPAYFNDKQRRDTKMAAELAGLTVERLINEPTAAALSLGSNILNQNLKFIVLDLGGGTFDVTLLETFEDIMEVLSISGDTMLGGEDFTAKICEIFLKNIKLSITDLSHDEKTKLYTKADRAKKLISLKDVVIELEIKGKNYKSEITQKDFREAVKPLLVKMKASIDKALQDGNTDAREIEKVILVGGAVKLGIIEEFTEKYFHKMRGEKIYFSSENFIENNKLVSIVADPDTVVAYGVGVAVGMKERNKMFKERILTDVCPFTLGTELVGKRFAPIIPRNTTVPTSKSEYFYTIDDYQDKVNVGIYQGESLNIDDNLFLGNFLIDVPRNIAGKEAINVRFTYDINGILEVEATVVSTGLKKSKLIINGDLSEEEKNEKIKMLEEIKIQSENKNKDKLLLERANRIYAEIVNTEIRNHISDYLENYQMVVATGDRIRIQKAKESFSQFLDKIDPEINDMSIEDILKDFEDETEEEDMKEEDELKFWN comes from the coding sequence ATGGGAAGAATGATTGGAATTGATTTGGGGACAACGAATAGTTTAGCTACATATATTGACGATAATGGGAAAATAGAGTTTGTAAAAAATGAATATGGAAATATTTTGATTCCGTCTGTTGTGGGAATTGATGAAAATGATGATATTATTGTAGGGGAATTAGCAAAAGAAAGGAGAATGATGAATGCTGGGGAAACTGCAAGTAATTTTAAAAGAAGAATTGGAACAGATGCAAAAATTAAAGTTAAAAATAAAACTTTTGATGCACAAATGTTATCTTCTTTTGTTTTGAAACATTTAAAGGAAAATGCTGAAAAACAGCTAAACGAAAAAATAAATAGGGCGATAATAAGTGTCCCCGCATATTTTAATGATAAACAGCGAAGAGATACAAAAATGGCAGCAGAATTGGCAGGACTTACAGTAGAAAGACTTATAAATGAACCAACAGCTGCAGCATTGTCACTTGGAAGCAATATTTTAAATCAAAATTTAAAGTTTATTGTGCTTGATTTGGGCGGAGGGACATTTGATGTTACATTGCTTGAAACATTTGAGGATATTATGGAAGTGCTGTCAATAAGTGGAGATACAATGCTCGGTGGAGAGGATTTTACTGCTAAAATTTGTGAAATTTTTCTAAAGAATATTAAATTATCAATAACAGACTTGAGCCATGATGAAAAGACAAAATTGTATACAAAAGCAGACAGAGCGAAAAAATTGATAAGTTTAAAAGATGTTGTAATTGAGCTAGAAATTAAAGGGAAAAATTATAAATCAGAAATTACACAAAAGGATTTTAGAGAGGCTGTAAAACCATTGCTTGTGAAAATGAAAGCTTCAATTGACAAGGCTTTACAGGATGGAAATACAGATGCCAGAGAAATTGAAAAGGTTATTTTAGTTGGAGGAGCTGTAAAATTAGGGATTATTGAAGAATTTACAGAAAAGTATTTTCATAAAATGCGTGGAGAAAAAATATATTTTAGTAGCGAGAATTTTATTGAAAATAATAAACTTGTGTCAATAGTGGCAGATCCTGATACGGTTGTAGCTTATGGTGTTGGAGTTGCAGTTGGAATGAAAGAAAGAAACAAAATGTTCAAGGAGAGAATTTTAACTGATGTTTGTCCATTTACTTTAGGAACAGAACTCGTAGGAAAACGATTTGCACCAATTATTCCTAGAAATACAACTGTTCCAACAAGTAAATCCGAATATTTTTACACAATAGATGACTATCAGGATAAGGTGAATGTTGGAATTTATCAAGGAGAAAGCCTGAATATAGATGACAATTTGTTTTTGGGAAATTTTTTGATAGATGTGCCACGAAATATAGCAGGAAAGGAAGCTATAAATGTCAGATTTACTTATGATATAAACGGTATTTTGGAAGTGGAAGCGACAGTTGTGAGTACAGGACTTAAAAAAAGTAAATTGATTATAAATGGAGATTTATCTGAAGAAGAAAAAAACGAGAAAATAAAAATGCTGGAAGAAATAAAAATTCAGTCTGAAAATAAAAATAAGGATAAACTGCTGCTTGAGAGAGCAAATAGAATTTATGCTGAAATAGTAAATACAGAAATAAGAAATCATATTTCTGATTATTTAGAAAATTATCAAATGGTTGTAGCAACAGGCGATAGAATCCGTATTCAAAAGGCGAAAGAAAGTTTCTCACAGTTTCTTGATAAAATTGATCCTGAAATTAATGATATGAGTATAGAAGATATTTTGAAAGATTTTGAAGATGAAACGGAAGAGGAAGATATGAAAGAAGAAGATGAACTAAAATTTTGGAATTAA
- a CDS encoding DKNYY domain-containing protein, producing MKRKNLLKILGLLILVGNVANAEYSGKFEKTYSKNSDYKMKITSVKSGKSKRNVSKILSNQEIDLKLIEKIGDSNYFRNKNGIYYKSGEKVLKLDGVDKDSFEVMKFGNYGKDKNSVFYHNRKLDGVKPIGFEELDERFATYEGVLFNNGKKVEGVRRIESGDMDMNGLERIRVSDHWDLGYSNYFKNKDGIYYAGESKFLKLNGADKDSFSVTFKGKYGKDKNSVYYQDKKMDGVKPSEFIELNDIFAKDRNNIYIDGKKLENFEARDFLILDEKRFEYKNKKYYYDKKSKTVKEDK from the coding sequence ATGAAAAGAAAAAATTTATTGAAAATATTGGGATTATTGATCTTAGTAGGAAATGTTGCAAATGCTGAATATTCTGGGAAATTTGAGAAAACTTATTCTAAAAATTCAGATTATAAAATGAAAATTACGAGTGTTAAAAGTGGAAAAAGTAAGAGAAATGTTTCAAAAATATTAAGTAATCAAGAAATTGATTTGAAACTTATTGAAAAAATTGGGGATTCAAATTATTTTAGAAATAAAAATGGGATTTATTATAAAAGTGGAGAAAAAGTTTTGAAATTGGATGGAGTTGATAAAGATAGTTTTGAAGTTATGAAATTTGGAAATTATGGGAAAGATAAGAATAGTGTTTTTTATCATAATAGAAAATTGGATGGTGTTAAACCAATTGGATTTGAGGAACTGGATGAAAGATTTGCGACATATGAAGGTGTTCTTTTTAATAATGGAAAAAAAGTTGAGGGAGTGAGAAGAATTGAGAGTGGCGATATGGATATGAATGGTCTTGAGAGAATTAGAGTTTCTGATCATTGGGATCTAGGGTACTCAAATTATTTCAAAAATAAAGATGGAATTTATTATGCAGGGGAAAGTAAATTTCTTAAATTGAACGGTGCAGATAAAGATAGCTTTAGTGTGACTTTTAAAGGAAAATATGGAAAAGATAAAAACAGTGTCTATTATCAAGATAAAAAAATGGACGGTGTAAAACCAAGTGAATTTATAGAGTTAAATGATATTTTTGCAAAAGATCGAAATAATATTTATATTGATGGGAAAAAACTTGAGAATTTTGAGGCAAGAGATTTTTTGATTTTGGATGAAAAGAGATTCGAGTATAAAAATAAGAAATATTATTATGATAAAAAAAGTAAAACTGTTAAAGAAGATAAATAA
- a CDS encoding DKNYY domain-containing protein, translated as MKRKSLLKILVLFILAGTIANAEYSKKDGEVYYEMPYLEIKLKVKGADAKTFENLGEDKMKIIGYFGKDSKNVYFLGKKLKDVSTKKFEILDEKYVKDYKNLYNLKTDSLSFFSIDEITPKKVSIDGLDVKSFKVLENKKASLTDYYTDKNSVYFHKDDLRKITGADKNSFEILEEYIARDKNNVYSKGEKLGNIDIKSFKYFEDGLAKDKNRVFYIEDNKDITGVDAKTFERMGESYYFRDKNNIFGLKDYNPYDLEMLKNIDRNSFNTLSKEIGKDRNGVYYFGEKIDGISSNNAKVVEALGNSDYILQSGNDHYLMTVNEKDSDNNERFETKKIDSLDIDFDTFKYFEMSNLYKDKNSFYYHSDSDLKKIKSDIDVKSAEKVLKLNDFIKDKNNLYYYSNGKIEKINLRIDVNNLEYLDDGNSNFSNYLRDGKNVYFVDNEYGKVKIVKNVDRNTFKVVNGNYGVDSKNVYSFGEKLDFIGLDGLKIFNEIYLKDKKNVYEISVNDNDKVKVEPIKNLNIDVATFEDIFGGLNYKDKNSVYYVDENNGKVSLKTLKGADPATFEFGIISKDKNSVFIGNQKLKGVSSKGFEVLNDSLDFVKDYKNVYYLDRESDGITYKVEVLDTKGVDIPSFEFLGNSYNKYYRDKNNVYFLNDRDDKMKLEKLAGANPKTFEIMDGNFARDDKNLYIFEYKVDGVDPKTFEALNYEMIKDKNGVYFLENISEENENSEIKTKKLNLKGLDLRSFKKVNDSDYYFKDKNSIYYEDSGNLHKIENADLRTFKDLDYNFAKDKNNIYYKNKKLDGIDAASFEKIEFNFIKDKNRLYKIDEDEEKNEIKLIPINEKVNLENFKEIGGNYYKDDKNLYYFGENEFKKIERADPNSFKYDNENYTFIAKDKNNVYFEGEKVKGIDVKSAEGIDGFWMKDKNSVFYRGKKLEKISSNNFNYFDGGISYDKILVDKNGAYKLLENENQKDKIIPLDSKNIDLKTLERFDTPMDGSNYFKDKNGVYFLNGEKFVKINGADRDSFDVTMSGKYGKDKNNVYFEGKKMEGKNPIEFEEIDIND; from the coding sequence ATGAAAAGAAAAAGTTTACTAAAAATATTGGTTTTATTTATTTTAGCTGGAACTATTGCAAATGCTGAGTATTCGAAAAAGGATGGAGAAGTTTATTATGAAATGCCATATCTTGAAATTAAATTGAAAGTGAAAGGTGCGGATGCGAAAACTTTTGAAAATTTGGGAGAAGATAAGATGAAAATTATCGGCTATTTTGGGAAAGATAGCAAAAATGTTTATTTTCTTGGGAAAAAATTAAAAGATGTTTCAACTAAAAAATTTGAAATTTTGGATGAAAAGTATGTGAAAGATTACAAAAATTTGTATAATCTTAAAACTGATTCACTTTCTTTTTTCTCAATTGATGAAATAACACCGAAAAAAGTATCGATTGATGGACTTGATGTGAAAAGTTTTAAAGTTTTAGAAAATAAAAAAGCTTCTCTTACAGACTATTATACGGATAAAAATAGCGTTTATTTTCATAAAGATGATTTGAGAAAAATAACTGGAGCGGATAAAAATTCTTTTGAAATTTTGGAGGAGTATATTGCCAGAGATAAAAATAATGTTTATTCTAAAGGGGAAAAGCTAGGAAATATAGATATTAAAAGCTTTAAATATTTTGAAGATGGGCTAGCAAAAGATAAGAACAGAGTTTTTTATATTGAGGATAATAAAGATATTACAGGAGTAGATGCGAAAACTTTTGAAAGAATGGGAGAAAGTTATTATTTTAGAGATAAAAATAATATCTTTGGTTTAAAGGATTATAATCCTTATGATTTGGAAATGTTGAAAAATATTGATAGAAATAGTTTTAATACTTTGAGTAAGGAAATTGGGAAGGATAGAAATGGAGTTTATTATTTTGGAGAAAAAATAGATGGAATTTCTTCGAATAATGCTAAAGTTGTTGAAGCGTTGGGAAATAGCGACTATATTCTTCAAAGTGGCAATGACCATTATTTGATGACTGTAAATGAAAAGGATTCAGATAATAATGAAAGATTTGAAACAAAGAAAATAGATAGCTTGGATATTGATTTTGATACATTTAAATATTTTGAGATGTCTAATTTGTATAAAGATAAAAATAGTTTTTATTATCATTCAGATAGTGACTTGAAAAAAATTAAAAGCGATATTGATGTGAAAAGTGCCGAAAAAGTGCTGAAATTAAATGATTTTATAAAGGATAAAAATAACCTTTATTATTATTCTAACGGGAAAATTGAGAAGATTAATTTGAGAATAGATGTAAATAATTTGGAATACTTGGATGATGGAAATTCTAACTTTAGTAATTATTTGAGAGATGGGAAAAATGTTTACTTTGTGGATAATGAGTATGGAAAAGTAAAAATTGTGAAAAATGTTGATAGAAATACATTTAAAGTTGTAAACGGAAATTATGGAGTGGATAGTAAAAATGTTTATTCTTTTGGAGAAAAATTGGATTTTATAGGACTAGATGGGCTTAAAATCTTTAATGAGATTTATTTGAAAGATAAGAAAAATGTTTATGAAATTTCTGTAAATGATAATGACAAAGTGAAAGTAGAACCAATTAAAAATCTTAATATTGATGTGGCAACTTTTGAAGATATTTTTGGTGGATTAAATTACAAAGATAAAAATTCCGTTTATTATGTTGATGAAAATAATGGAAAAGTTTCTTTGAAAACATTAAAAGGAGCAGATCCGGCTACATTTGAGTTTGGAATTATTTCAAAAGATAAAAATAGTGTTTTTATTGGAAATCAAAAGTTGAAAGGTGTCAGTTCTAAAGGGTTTGAAGTATTAAATGATAGTTTAGATTTTGTAAAAGATTATAAGAATGTTTACTATTTGGATAGAGAAAGTGATGGAATTACTTATAAAGTGGAAGTTTTAGATACAAAAGGAGTTGACATTCCGAGTTTTGAATTTTTGGGGAATTCTTACAACAAGTATTACAGAGATAAGAATAACGTATATTTTTTGAATGATAGAGATGACAAAATGAAACTTGAAAAATTGGCTGGTGCGAATCCGAAAACATTTGAAATTATGGATGGTAATTTTGCAAGAGATGATAAAAATCTTTACATTTTTGAGTACAAAGTGGATGGAGTTGATCCAAAGACATTTGAAGCATTGAACTATGAAATGATAAAAGATAAAAATGGAGTGTATTTTTTGGAAAATATTTCAGAAGAAAATGAAAATTCAGAAATAAAAACTAAAAAGTTGAACTTAAAAGGATTGGATTTGAGAAGTTTTAAAAAAGTTAATGATAGCGATTATTATTTTAAAGATAAAAATAGTATTTACTACGAGGATTCTGGAAATTTACATAAAATAGAAAATGCTGACTTGAGAACATTCAAAGACTTGGATTATAATTTTGCGAAAGATAAAAATAATATTTATTATAAAAATAAAAAATTGGATGGAATCGATGCTGCAAGTTTTGAAAAAATAGAATTTAATTTTATAAAAGATAAAAACAGACTTTATAAAATCGACGAAGATGAAGAAAAAAATGAAATAAAATTAATTCCAATCAATGAAAAAGTCAATCTTGAAAATTTTAAAGAAATAGGCGGAAATTATTATAAAGACGATAAAAATCTCTATTATTTTGGAGAAAATGAGTTTAAGAAAATAGAAAGAGCAGATCCAAATTCATTTAAATATGACAATGAAAATTATACTTTTATTGCAAAAGATAAAAACAATGTTTATTTTGAAGGAGAAAAAGTGAAAGGAATAGATGTTAAGAGTGCCGAAGGAATAGACGGATTTTGGATGAAAGATAAAAATAGTGTGTTTTATCGAGGGAAGAAATTGGAGAAAATCAGTTCAAATAACTTTAACTATTTTGACGGTGGAATTTCGTATGATAAAATTTTGGTTGACAAAAATGGAGCTTACAAATTGCTGGAAAATGAAAATCAAAAAGACAAAATAATTCCACTTGATAGCAAAAACATTGATTTAAAAACTCTTGAAAGATTTGATACACCAATGGACGGTTCAAATTATTTCAAAGATAAAAACGGAGTTTATTTCTTGAACGGAGAAAAATTTGTGAAAATAAATGGAGCGGATAGAGATAGTTTTGATGTAACAATGAGTGGAAAATATGGGAAAGATAAGAATAATGTTTATTTTGAAGGAAAGAAAATGGAAGGGAAAAATCCGATTGAATTTGAGGAGATTGATATTAATGATTAG
- a CDS encoding transposase translates to MIHAIVSLGGFNKNLKFKKMRYFNVDTIAGQWKYHVLKIIENDSYPSKKIEKAAKNTPTKLYKENKRFFFNVGNGDINSTKGIIKYLGRYLARSPIAEYKITDITDKEFTLFFNDLANDKKKTYITMSSEKFISHI, encoded by the coding sequence ATGATTCATGCCATTGTTTCATTAGGAGGTTTCAATAAAAATCTTAAGTTCAAGAAAATGAGATACTTCAACGTTGACACTATTGCTGGGCAATGGAAATACCACGTCCTTAAAATTATTGAAAACGACAGCTATCCCAGCAAGAAGATTGAAAAAGCCGCTAAAAATACTCCTACAAAGCTTTACAAGGAAAACAAAAGGTTTTTCTTTAATGTTGGCAATGGTGATATTAACAGCACAAAAGGTATTATCAAATATCTTGGACGATACCTTGCACGTTCTCCCATTGCTGAATACAAGATTACTGACATTACTGATAAAGAGTTTACTTTATTTTTTAATGACCTGGCTAATGATAAAAAGAAAACTTACATTACTATGTCTTCTGAGAAATTTATTTCCCATATTTAA
- a CDS encoding transposase zinc-binding domain-containing protein has translation MKLSIDKFLACRDISKGFVKFKCPHCPVTHLFPITCKSKLCPSCGYRYSMTWTEKIQKHILNIEHRHVLFTIPQECRKFFFYDRSFLLKLSATVNQVFKFIFHNISRKRKNKISEHSRYYFTDSDIVHYGLISVIHTFGRDLK, from the coding sequence ATTAAGCTTTCTATTGATAAATTTCTTGCCTGCAGGGATATTTCAAAAGGTTTTGTCAAGTTCAAATGTCCTCACTGTCCTGTTACACACCTGTTCCCTATTACTTGCAAGTCTAAGCTCTGTCCTTCTTGCGGTTACAGGTATTCTATGACATGGACTGAAAAGATTCAAAAACATATTCTCAATATTGAACACCGCCATGTCCTTTTTACTATCCCTCAAGAATGTAGAAAGTTCTTCTTTTATGACAGATCCTTTCTGTTAAAACTTTCTGCCACTGTTAACCAGGTATTCAAGTTCATCTTTCACAATATCAGTAGGAAAAGAAAAAACAAAATTTCTGAACATTCCAGATATTACTTTACTGATTCCGATATTGTACATTACGGTCTCATTTCTGTCATTCATACTTTTGGCAGAGATCTGAAATGA
- a CDS encoding IS1182 family transposase translates to MTKNNNHSTNSTTFFPNYQLFLPMDIGVNISESSPVRVISKLLEGLDYRYLMQAYSKNKGCKHKIEADKMFFIIAYAMFDSVSTTRAIEKNCRENINYMWILRGSSAPDHNTVARFISSCKIEIEDLFYQLINKLIELNEIDLENVFIDGTKIEANANKYTFVWKKAVNKFYEKLKIKVNDFWHSFNENNNTEFNDIYEIEKHLEKEILDKNIEFVYGKGVRKTQQQRDYETVTSYIAKESEYSMHLKICGNRNSYSKTDKDAMFMRMKEDYMKNGQLKPAYNLQIGVNSEYIVGLDLFPNPTDVRTLIPFLSVLESKNLKFRNIVADAGYESEENYEYLFNNNYTPYIKPQNYEKQKTRKFKQDISKAENMSFNEETDTYTCANNQKLEFKYTLKQKNRSGYISEKKVYECNNCEGCPFALKCKNTSHNKKLYVSDNFLRFRKQSQENIATEKGIMLRVNISIQVEGAFGVLKQNMNFKRFKYRERSKTKVEVLLFAIGYNLRKYVHKKVQKREGMKLHELAVN, encoded by the coding sequence ATGACAAAAAACAATAACCATTCAACTAATTCTACTACATTTTTTCCAAATTATCAATTGTTTTTGCCTATGGATATTGGAGTGAATATCTCTGAATCATCGCCTGTTAGAGTAATTAGCAAATTATTGGAGGGATTAGACTATAGATATTTAATGCAAGCATACTCTAAAAATAAAGGATGTAAGCATAAAATTGAAGCTGATAAAATGTTTTTTATCATTGCATATGCCATGTTTGACAGTGTCAGTACTACTAGAGCTATAGAGAAAAATTGTAGGGAAAATATTAATTACATGTGGATCTTAAGGGGAAGCTCTGCTCCTGATCATAACACAGTTGCCAGATTTATTTCCAGCTGTAAAATAGAAATTGAAGATCTGTTCTATCAGCTGATAAATAAATTAATCGAATTAAATGAAATTGATTTGGAAAATGTATTTATTGACGGTACGAAAATTGAAGCCAATGCAAATAAATATACATTTGTATGGAAGAAGGCGGTTAACAAATTTTATGAAAAATTAAAAATTAAGGTAAATGATTTCTGGCATTCATTTAATGAAAATAACAATACTGAATTTAACGATATCTATGAAATAGAAAAGCATCTGGAAAAAGAAATCTTAGATAAGAATATTGAATTTGTTTATGGAAAGGGAGTCCGTAAAACTCAACAGCAGAGAGATTATGAAACTGTAACTTCCTACATAGCAAAGGAAAGTGAGTATAGTATGCATCTTAAAATTTGTGGTAATAGAAACAGTTACTCTAAAACAGATAAGGATGCAATGTTTATGAGAATGAAGGAAGACTACATGAAAAACGGTCAGCTGAAACCGGCATATAATTTACAGATAGGTGTAAATTCTGAATATATCGTGGGTCTGGATTTGTTTCCCAATCCTACAGATGTAAGAACGCTTATTCCATTTTTGTCAGTATTGGAAAGTAAAAACTTAAAATTTAGAAATATTGTTGCAGATGCAGGATATGAAAGTGAAGAGAACTATGAATATCTTTTTAATAATAATTATACTCCATATATAAAGCCACAAAATTATGAAAAGCAGAAAACCCGAAAATTTAAACAGGATATTTCTAAGGCGGAAAATATGTCATTTAATGAGGAAACTGATACATACACATGTGCAAATAATCAGAAACTTGAATTCAAATATACTTTAAAACAAAAAAATAGAAGTGGATACATATCAGAAAAGAAAGTATATGAATGTAACAATTGTGAGGGATGTCCTTTTGCATTAAAATGTAAAAATACATCTCATAACAAAAAACTTTATGTATCAGATAATTTTTTAAGATTTAGAAAACAGTCACAGGAAAATATAGCAACAGAAAAAGGAATAATGCTTAGAGTGAACATAAGTATTCAGGTAGAAGGGGCATTTGGAGTGTTAAAACAGAACATGAACTTTAAACGCTTTAAATACCGTGAAAGATCTAAAACTAAAGTTGAAGTTTTACTATTTGCTATTGGATATAATTTAAGAAAATATGTTCATAAAAAAGTACAGAAACGTGAAGGTATGAAACTTCATGAATTAGCCGTTAATTAA
- a CDS encoding recombinase codes for MRHIPYGYDIIDGKAVINEEAAEQVRTFFQHYLNGVALTKAAELVGMTLFHGSAGRMLRNKHYLGDDYYPQIIDKETFDKAEKLRQEKAAGLGRIRELKTAEEKMPDKAFIFRPAETKYSDPFRQAEYVYGLIESEAQTDGTN; via the coding sequence ATGAGACATATTCCATATGGGTACGATATCATAGATGGAAAGGCAGTTATCAATGAAGAAGCGGCTGAACAGGTCAGAACCTTTTTTCAGCATTATTTGAATGGAGTGGCACTTACCAAGGCGGCAGAACTTGTTGGGATGACGCTGTTTCATGGAAGTGCAGGCAGAATGCTTAGAAATAAGCACTACCTGGGCGATGATTATTATCCGCAGATTATTGATAAGGAAACCTTTGATAAGGCAGAGAAACTCAGACAAGAGAAAGCTGCAGGACTTGGAAGAATCAGAGAACTAAAGACAGCAGAAGAGAAAATGCCTGACAAGGCGTTTATATTCAGACCTGCTGAAACAAAATATTCTGATCCATTCAGACAGGCAGAATATGTGTATGGATTGATTGAAAGTGAGGCGCAGACAGATGGCACAAACTAG
- a CDS encoding recombinase family protein, with protein MAQTRTVTMIPARRRVGNTVREEERPKLRVAAYCRVSTDSDEQATSYETQVEHYISYIKKNPEWEFAGIFSDDGISGIYTKKREGFNKMIDECMDGKIDMIITKSISRFARNTLDCLKFIRQLKEKNIPVFFEKENINTMDARERYCLPSWLLWHSRKARAYHRMCSTDTRTGR; from the coding sequence ATGGCACAAACTAGAACTGTTACAATGATTCCTGCAAGAAGACGAGTGGGAAATACGGTGCGAGAAGAGGAAAGACCAAAGCTTAGAGTTGCTGCTTACTGCCGTGTTTCTACGGACAGTGACGAGCAGGCTACAAGCTATGAAACACAGGTGGAGCATTACATCAGTTATATTAAGAAGAATCCCGAATGGGAATTTGCGGGAATATTTTCTGATGACGGTATCAGCGGCATCTACACCAAGAAACGAGAAGGCTTCAATAAAATGATTGATGAGTGTATGGATGGAAAAATCGATATGATCATCACAAAATCGATCAGCCGATTTGCAAGAAACACTCTGGACTGCCTTAAATTCATAAGACAGTTAAAGGAAAAGAACATTCCCGTATTTTTTGAGAAGGAAAATATCAATACGATGGATGCAAGGGAGAGGTACTGCTTACCATCATGGCTTCTCTGGCACAGCAGGAAAGCCAGAGCTTATCACAGAATGTGCAGTACCGATACCAGAACGGGCAGATGA
- a CDS encoding recombinase family protein translates to MLTGAGKKKWRPETLHKILRNEKYIGDALLQKTYTVDFLNKKRVQNKGIVPQYYVENSHEAIIPRDIFMRVQEEMVRRANLHSGEKRKKRVYSSKYALSSIVCCSKCGDIYRRITEESVPQCGDAAPELILAPASAMHQLSAKQNSKMQLSRQSIRHLVAEKI, encoded by the coding sequence ATTCTAACAGGAGCCGGCAAGAAAAAGTGGAGACCGGAAACCTTGCACAAGATTCTGCGAAACGAAAAATATATCGGAGATGCCCTTCTTCAGAAAACCTATACGGTGGATTTTTTGAATAAAAAGCGAGTTCAGAACAAAGGAATTGTGCCGCAGTACTATGTGGAAAACAGTCATGAAGCCATTATTCCAAGGGATATCTTCATGAGAGTGCAGGAAGAAATGGTACGAAGGGCAAACCTTCACAGTGGAGAAAAGCGAAAGAAGAGAGTGTACAGCAGCAAGTATGCACTTTCCAGCATCGTGTGCTGCTCCAAGTGCGGAGACATTTATCGCAGAATAACAGAGGAAAGCGTTCCACAGTGTGGAGATGCTGCACCAGAGTTGATTTTGGCCCCGGCAAGTGCGATGCACCAACTATCAGCGAAGCAGAACTCCAAGATGCAGCTGTCAAGGCAATCAATAAGGCACTTAGTGGCAGAGAAGATATGA